In Streptomyces qaidamensis, one DNA window encodes the following:
- a CDS encoding acyl-CoA synthetase, which produces MTTPGHGSTVDAVLRRSARRTPARVAVEYAERSWTYDELDTAVSRAASVLLDQGLTPGDRVGAYGHNSDAYLIAFLACARAGLVHVPVNQNLTGDDLAYIVGQSGSSLVLTDPDLAPHLPQGVRALPLRDADDSLLARLPRAPAYDGPEPRTEDLVQLLYTSGTTALPKGAMMTHRALVHEYLSAITALDLSAGDRPAHSLPLYHSAQMHVFLLPYLTVGATNIILDAPDGDRLFDLIESGRTDSLFAPPTVWIALAGRPDFATRDLSGLRKAYYGASVMPVPVLERLRERLPGLAFYNCFGQSEIGPLATVLAPDEHKGRMDSCGRPVLFVDARVVDEDGRDVPDGTPGEIVYRSPQLCEGYWDKPEETAEAFRDGWFRSGDLAVRDAHGYYTIVDRVKDVINSGGVVVASRQVEDALYTHPAVAEAAVVGLPDERWIEAVTAVVVPRGDVSEAELIDHVRGKLAHFKAPKRVVFVAELPRNASGKILKRELRNDLGKR; this is translated from the coding sequence ATGACGACGCCCGGACACGGCAGCACGGTCGACGCGGTCCTGCGGCGCAGCGCCCGGCGAACACCGGCGCGCGTCGCGGTGGAGTACGCCGAGCGGAGCTGGACGTACGACGAACTCGACACCGCAGTCTCCCGCGCGGCGAGCGTCCTCCTCGACCAGGGGCTTACCCCCGGGGACCGGGTCGGCGCCTACGGCCACAATTCCGACGCCTACCTGATCGCCTTCCTGGCCTGCGCCCGCGCCGGGCTGGTGCACGTGCCCGTCAACCAGAACCTGACCGGCGACGACCTCGCCTACATCGTCGGCCAGTCCGGCAGCTCCCTCGTCCTCACCGACCCGGACCTCGCGCCGCACCTGCCGCAAGGCGTACGGGCGTTGCCCCTGCGGGACGCCGACGACTCGCTGCTCGCGCGGCTGCCCCGGGCGCCCGCGTACGACGGCCCCGAGCCGCGCACCGAAGACCTCGTGCAACTGCTGTACACGTCCGGCACGACCGCCCTGCCCAAGGGCGCGATGATGACGCACCGGGCCCTGGTGCACGAGTACCTGAGCGCGATCACCGCTCTCGACCTCAGTGCGGGCGACCGCCCCGCACACTCCCTGCCGCTGTACCACTCGGCGCAGATGCACGTCTTCCTGCTGCCCTACCTCACCGTCGGCGCGACGAACATCATCCTCGACGCACCCGACGGCGACCGGCTGTTCGACCTGATCGAATCGGGCCGCACGGACAGCCTGTTCGCGCCGCCCACCGTCTGGATCGCCCTGGCCGGACGCCCCGACTTCGCCACCCGCGACCTGAGCGGACTGCGCAAGGCCTACTACGGCGCGTCGGTCATGCCGGTCCCCGTACTCGAACGGCTCCGGGAGCGCCTGCCGGGCCTGGCCTTCTACAACTGCTTCGGCCAGAGCGAGATCGGCCCCCTCGCGACCGTACTCGCGCCCGACGAACACAAGGGCCGGATGGACTCCTGCGGCCGGCCTGTGCTGTTCGTCGACGCGCGCGTCGTCGACGAGGACGGCAGGGACGTACCCGACGGCACCCCCGGCGAGATCGTCTACCGCTCCCCGCAACTGTGCGAGGGCTACTGGGACAAGCCCGAGGAGACGGCCGAGGCCTTCCGCGACGGCTGGTTCCGCTCCGGCGACCTCGCGGTACGCGACGCGCACGGCTACTACACGATCGTCGACCGGGTGAAGGACGTCATCAACTCCGGTGGCGTCGTCGTCGCCTCACGCCAGGTCGAGGACGCGCTGTACACCCACCCCGCAGTCGCCGAGGCCGCGGTCGTCGGCCTGCCGGACGAGCGGTGGATCGAGGCGGTGACGGCCGTCGTCGTCCCGCGCGGCGACGTCTCCGAGGCGGAACTGATCGACCACGTCCGCGGAAAGCTCGCCCACTTCAAGGCGCCGAAGCGAGTGGTGTTCGTGGCGGAACTCCCGCGCAACGCCAGCGGGAAGATCCTCAAGCGGGAACTGAGGAACGACCTCGGGAAGCGGTAG